A genomic region of bacterium contains the following coding sequences:
- the trpS gene encoding tryptophan--tRNA ligase: MLTGDRPTGQLHIGHLLGALQDRVALQDEYDTFIIIADIQALTDNFKDPQKVRSNIFEVAIDNLAVGIDPDKSTIFIQSLIPEIAELTVFYSNLVTIARLERNPTVKEEIKQKKDLFGDNVTFGFLGYPISQAADITAFQADLVPVGDDQLPQIELTREIVRKFNQIYGQTLKEPEPRIGRFPRVKGLDGNKMSKSLNNAIYLADSPEIIERKVLSAITDTQKIRLKDKGHPDICVVYHYYEMFGAEKLEIIRKECKKGDRGCVQCKKQLAQDIIKRLSPIREKRLYYQKKRKLVGEILYEGTKKARQVAQATMSEVRKAMKLYSGGF, from the coding sequence CTTCTAGGCGCCCTGCAAGACCGTGTAGCACTTCAGGATGAATATGATACCTTTATAATAATTGCTGATATACAGGCGTTAACTGACAATTTTAAAGATCCCCAAAAAGTGCGAAGCAATATTTTTGAGGTTGCAATTGATAACCTTGCTGTTGGTATAGACCCAGACAAGTCAACCATTTTTATTCAATCTTTAATTCCTGAAATAGCAGAACTAACTGTTTTTTATTCTAATCTAGTTACAATTGCCAGATTAGAGAGAAATCCGACGGTTAAAGAGGAGATTAAACAAAAAAAAGATTTATTTGGCGATAATGTAACATTTGGGTTCTTGGGATATCCAATTAGTCAGGCGGCAGACATTACTGCGTTTCAGGCTGATTTGGTACCAGTAGGTGATGATCAGTTGCCTCAAATTGAGTTAACTAGAGAAATTGTTAGAAAATTCAACCAAATTTATGGGCAAACACTAAAGGAGCCGGAACCTAGAATAGGGCGGTTTCCCAGGGTTAAAGGATTAGATGGGAATAAAATGAGCAAGAGCTTGAATAATGCTATATATCTAGCTGATTCTCCGGAAATAATTGAAAGGAAAGTTCTCTCAGCAATAACTGATACACAGAAAATTCGTCTTAAGGATAAAGGGCATCCGGATATCTGTGTAGTGTATCATTATTACGAAATGTTTGGTGCTGAAAAATTAGAGATAATTAGAAAAGAGTGTAAAAAGGGAGATAGGGGTTGTGTTCAATGCAAAAAACAATTAGCTCAAGATATAATTAAGAGGTTGTCTCCCATCCGAGAAAAAAGATTATACTATCAAAAGAAAAGAAAACTAGTTGGAGAAATTTTGTATGAGGGAACTAAAAAAGCGAGGCAAGTTGCGCAAGCTACTATGTCAGAGGTTAGGAAAGCAATGAAACTATACAGCGGAGGCTTTTAA
- a CDS encoding UPF0280 family protein, translating into MYEVRTYQRLVREDDLVITKVIAKETELFIKACVDLEEEALNSLLKYRRDIEDYINQYPLFETTLSSYSPNDDAPEIVKEMAIQASKVNVGPMASVAGAIAEYVGKDLIEFSDELIIENGGDVYMNSKKTRNVCIFAGESIFSEDIKIKIESQHMPIGVCTSSGSVGHSISFGTADAVTVLSKSAVFADAAATSIANMVETEEDVESILSFSKKIHNLNGVIIIKNNTLGAWGDFCIERRGGIKCQKSGCEKMNQLIKH; encoded by the coding sequence GTGTATGAAGTAAGAACATACCAACGATTAGTAAGAGAGGATGACTTAGTAATAACTAAAGTAATTGCTAAGGAAACAGAACTATTTATTAAAGCATGTGTGGATTTAGAAGAGGAAGCTTTAAATTCTCTGTTAAAGTATCGTAGAGACATAGAGGATTATATAAATCAGTATCCTTTATTTGAGACAACATTGTCTTCATATTCTCCGAATGATGATGCTCCTGAGATAGTAAAAGAAATGGCTATACAGGCAAGCAAGGTTAATGTTGGACCTATGGCGTCAGTTGCTGGCGCAATTGCAGAATATGTTGGAAAGGATCTTATTGAATTTAGTGACGAGCTTATCATAGAAAATGGCGGCGATGTATATATGAATAGCAAAAAAACGAGAAATGTTTGTATTTTTGCTGGAGAATCCATTTTTAGTGAAGATATAAAAATTAAAATAGAATCTCAACACATGCCGATAGGTGTCTGCACATCAAGTGGCTCAGTAGGACATTCTATAAGTTTTGGAACCGCAGATGCAGTTACTGTTTTATCTAAGTCAGCTGTCTTCGCAGATGCAGCAGCCACATCTATAGCAAATATGGTAGAAACAGAGGAAGATGTGGAAAGTATCTTAAGTTTTTCAAAAAAAATCCACAATCTTAACGGAGTAATTATCATAAAAAATAATACTCTAGGTGCGTGGGGAGATTTTTGTATTGAAAGGAGGGGAGGAATAAAGTGCCAAAAGTCAGGGTGCGAAAAGATGAACCAATTGATAAAGCACTGA
- a CDS encoding TrkA C-terminal domain-containing protein translates to MGLFFLIITIALIFLIWEIASVALSITGLAHDKARFQALSALTGTGFTTRDSELIVSHRQRRAIVMALMILGNIGIILILSNIIVSKTTVYLFVKLGIFSALLFFLYKISSHKGLMRKLKGKIEDRLLKSSVFEKRAIEEILNLAQGYGVVELNLKENFPYIGRTLAESPLREKDILVLTINRDNITIPAPKGQMKMQIGDTLICYGKLAGIKELVSQQKSKGEAKVG, encoded by the coding sequence ATGGGGCTATTTTTCCTTATTATTACCATAGCATTGATTTTCTTGATATGGGAGATTGCGTCAGTTGCCCTTTCAATCACAGGACTGGCGCATGACAAAGCTCGTTTTCAGGCACTTTCTGCCCTAACGGGAACAGGTTTTACAACAAGAGATTCAGAGCTTATAGTTAGTCATCGCCAGCGGCGAGCAATTGTAATGGCGTTAATGATTCTTGGAAATATTGGTATTATACTGATTCTTTCAAATATTATTGTTTCCAAGACTACAGTGTATTTATTTGTAAAACTGGGCATTTTTTCTGCATTGCTGTTCTTTTTATATAAGATTTCCTCTCATAAAGGATTAATGCGTAAGTTAAAAGGAAAGATAGAAGATAGACTACTTAAGAGTTCTGTGTTTGAGAAAAGGGCAATAGAAGAAATCCTTAATTTAGCTCAGGGATATGGCGTTGTAGAACTGAATCTAAAAGAAAATTTTCCTTATATTGGGCGTACTCTTGCAGAGTCGCCTTTAAGGGAAAAGGACATATTAGTATTAACAATAAATAGGGACAATATAACTATTCCTGCACCAAAAGGCCAGATGAAAATGCAGATAGGGGACACATTGATTTGTTATGGTAAATTGGCTGGGATAAAAGAATTAGTCAGTCAGCAAAAATCAAAAGGAGAAGCAAAAGTTGGATAA
- the rpsU gene encoding 30S ribosomal protein S21, with amino-acid sequence MPKVRVRKDEPIDKALRRLKRKMDKEGIIRQIRQLEHFEKPSQKKRRKMLKAKKDAYNKNRNKDQ; translated from the coding sequence GTGCCAAAAGTCAGGGTGCGAAAAGATGAACCAATTGATAAAGCACTGAGGCGGCTAAAAAGGAAGATGGACAAGGAGGGTATAATAAGACAGATAAGACAGCTTGAACATTTCGAAAAGCCGTCTCAAAAGAAACGCAGGAAAATGCTAAAGGCCAAGAAAGACGCTTACAACAAAAACAGAAACAAGGATCAGTAA
- the pheA gene encoding prephenate dehydratase, with amino-acid sequence MGINKLRKMIDEADEGILNLLNQRAKTAVAIGKEKQKKRLKTHDKLREEKILEKLVLRNEGPLSKKMVIAVYREILSACRSLQSSIKVAYLGPKASNAYLAARKRFGASVDFVPVSTIFDVFREVEKDKAHFGLVPVENSTEGMVSHTLDMFFSSELKISGEVSLPITHNLLAKGSKKEIKRVYSHPQALAQCRTWVKNNLSSVQFIETSSTAEAAKLASQSKQNGAIANELAAEVYDLNMLEQRIEDLETNLTRFLVISKDLSEKCKHMKTSIMFFVKDEPGSLYNILEIFKRRNINLTKIESRPSKQKAWEYIFFIDCEGYCKDKEIELALKELEKKCISLKVLGSYPVDTTV; translated from the coding sequence ATGGGTATTAATAAATTGAGAAAAATGATAGATGAAGCAGATGAGGGGATTTTAAACCTGTTAAATCAAAGAGCAAAAACAGCAGTGGCTATTGGTAAGGAAAAGCAGAAAAAGCGATTAAAAACACACGATAAGCTTCGTGAAGAGAAGATTCTCGAAAAACTTGTTTTGAGAAATGAAGGTCCCTTATCAAAAAAAATGGTTATTGCTGTATATCGTGAAATACTATCTGCATGTCGCAGTTTGCAGTCCTCTATTAAAGTAGCGTATTTGGGGCCAAAAGCTTCTAATGCCTATCTTGCTGCAAGAAAGAGATTTGGAGCATCTGTTGATTTTGTCCCTGTTAGTACTATTTTTGATGTTTTCAGAGAAGTTGAAAAAGACAAGGCGCATTTTGGTCTTGTTCCTGTTGAAAACTCCACAGAGGGAATGGTTTCCCATACATTAGACATGTTTTTTAGCTCTGAGCTTAAGATATCTGGAGAAGTTAGTTTGCCTATTACTCATAATTTATTAGCAAAAGGTTCTAAAAAGGAAATTAAACGTGTGTATTCTCATCCGCAGGCTCTAGCGCAGTGTAGAACATGGGTAAAGAATAATCTATCCTCTGTTCAATTCATAGAAACATCCAGCACTGCAGAGGCCGCAAAGTTGGCATCTCAGTCAAAACAGAATGGGGCAATAGCCAATGAACTTGCTGCTGAAGTGTACGATTTAAACATGCTAGAGCAGCGTATTGAAGATTTAGAAACTAATTTAACGCGTTTTCTGGTTATTAGTAAGGATCTTAGTGAAAAATGCAAGCATATGAAGACCTCTATCATGTTCTTTGTAAAAGATGAGCCTGGGTCACTCTATAATATACTCGAAATTTTTAAAAGACGTAATATTAATTTAACAAAGATTGAATCACGGCCGTCCAAGCAGAAGGCGTGGGAGTATATCTTCTTTATTGACTGCGAAGGGTACTGTAAGGATAAAGAGATAGAACTTGCACTAAAAGAATTAGAAAAAAAGTGTATTTCTTTGAAAGTACTGGGTTCATATCCTGTTGACACTACTGTGTAA